The proteins below are encoded in one region of Misgurnus anguillicaudatus chromosome 24, ASM2758022v2, whole genome shotgun sequence:
- the LOC129438327 gene encoding uncharacterized protein: protein MSSRGKRGDACRICGGDLQGNQRRWLYAAQNRKGAQPQTPTDFSKTGSLPRSVQSSPWGSTFSLGSSRSLSKSQSVLTPTKGIDLLCVLTHILEQPVPRGDGEGEFICGKCVSVLERVFKFDTVIARVRALSNERLQRLTQERDKIRRWVRSLFFHWHFPNSRGMGSSSEEEGEPGRQLRDYSAGDGYREMLRDNMALSEYEWWAEKAQSCSHYKRTGKRCHKDKQCECCDSLRVSDSDYESVCGIPRNLPEQAFASLGLSRDKSRSMPLNWSKVPSDSSSPTSRSGSCHSLQSRSRTASVHSTDSLDGNDPFDWPDQTVILDSIFKELRGIEGRPVSSPAGSRIPVLDRGEMQNGKDKVGEKAGLVRILNFGEQDNGMEIEYEDESEDVLTELRDEFLPLQREVSAGRVHLAVKQLREQLVQAQSRIRTLEAQLKNADKPVTSVPVNQPKTLSQANLKTTNKNDLIDNLSQSLHSRENVIQECVTLIQRLCVEHGVESNEMGKLITKLTNTVNDKQNENESVLEAQLSEAKEKEKALEKQLQALRDAGRERDRDLITLNTVLQCNQDVINHLRVELTERDRTQQEMMKEWEVWKERDSALTALVQDNEAFISQLKGALESSRRDVQALSDSLIGRGLEGGGADGGLVNQLQEKESLLQASFRDREELGATLRQEISRLMTALKDSETFIQDQRESHKQAITELSEQLKNVLKELRDKTKEKKEAELIQKKENKEREGKLIENLQKRDKLIEQVLLELEERDGVLTELQQNISNRLRPKMDVKHTL from the exons ATGAGTTCCAGAGGTAAAAGAGGTGATGCCTGCCGCATCTGTGGAGGTGACCTGCAGGGTAACCAGCGGCGATGGTTGTACGCGGCTCAGAACCGAAAAGGGGCACAGCCTCAAACCCCAACAGACTTTTCCAAGACGGGAAGCCTGCCCAGATCTGTGCAGAGCAGCCCATGGG GCAGCACATTTTCTCTGGGTTCCTCTCGGTCACTTTCCAAATCTCAATCTGTGCTCACCCCTACGAAAGGAATAGACCTGCTCTGTGTGCTGACTCACATATTGGAGCAGCCTGTACCACGTGGGGACGGAGAGGGGGAGTTTATATGTGGcaagtgtgtgtctgtgttggAGCGAGTTTTTAAGTTCGACACCGTCATCGCACGAGTCCGAGCTCTGTCAAATGAGAGACTCCAGAGGCTTACTCAGGAAAGGGATAAAATCAGGCGATGGGTCCGAAGCTTGTTTTTCCATTGGCACTTTCCTAATTCCAGGGGTATGGGAAGCTCCAGTGAGGAGGAAGGGGAACCGGGAAGACAACTCAGGGATTATTCAGCAGGGGATGGATATCGAGAAATGCTGCGGGATAATATGGCTCTCTCTGAGTATGAGTGGTGGGCAGAGAAAGCCCAGTCATGTTCCCACTATAAGAGAACGGGAAAACGGTGCCATAAGGACAAGCAATGCGAGTGTTGCGACTCTCTGAGAGTGTCCGACTCGGATTACGAATCGGTTTGCGGCATTCCCCGTAATCTGCCAGAGCAAGCCTTTGCCTCGTTGGGTCTCTCTCGAGATAAATCCCGCAGTATGCCTCTTAATTGGTCGAAAGTGCCGTCTGACAGTTCGAGCCCCACCTCACGGTCTGGTTCCTGTCATTCTTTACAATCCCGATCCCGTACTGCCTCTGTCCATTCAACTGACTCTTTGGATGGCAACGATCCGTTTGATTGGCCAGATCAGACGGTCATCCTGGACtccatttttaaagaattaagAGGAATTGAAGGGAGGCCAGTGAGCTCACCAGCTGGAAGTCGCATTCCTGTGTTGGACAGAGGGGAAATGCAGAATGGGAAAGACAAAGTGGGAGAGAAAGCGGGGTTAGTCAGGATACTGAATTTTGGAGAGCAGGATAACGGGATGGAGATTGAGTATGAAGATGAGAGCGAGGATGTGCTGACCGAACTAAGAGACGAGTTTCTGCCATTGCAAAGAGAG GTGTCTGCAGGTAGGGTTCACCTGGCTGTGAAGCAGTTGCGTGAGCAGCTGGTTCAGGCTCAGTCTCGCATCAGAACTCTGGAGGCGCAGCTCAAGAACGCGGACAAACCAGTAACAAGCGTTCCTGTCAATCAACCCAAGACTCTTTCACAG GCCAATCTAAAGACCACGAACAAAAATGACCTGATCGACAATCTTAGCCAATCACTGCACAGCAGAGAGAACGTAATCCAG GAATGTGTGACTTTGATCCAGAGGCTGTGTGTTGAGCATGGGGTGGAGTCCAACGAGATGGGCAAACTCATTACAAAACTGACCAATACCGTCAATGATAAACAAAACGAGAATGAG TCTGTACTGGAGGCCCAGCTGTCCGAGGCGAAGGAGAAAGAGAAAGCGCTGGAAAAACAACTACAAGCTCTCCGAGACgctgggagagagagagaccgagACCTGATCACACTTAACACAGTGCTCCAGTGTAACCAGGATGTTATTAAT CACCTGCGTGTAGAGCTGACAGAGCGAGATCGAACCCAACAGGAAATGATGAAGGAGTGGGAGGTGTGGAAAGAGAGAGATTCAGCCCTGACTGCACTTGTGCAAGACAACGAAGCGTTTATCTCCCAACTTAAGGGGGCGCTGGAGAGTTCACGCAGGGATGTGCAG GCACTCTCAGACTCCCTGATTGGTCGGGGATTAGAAGGAGGCGGGGCTGATGGTGGATTGGTAAATCAACTGCAAGAAAAGGAATCTCTCCTGCAAGCCAGCTTCAGAGATAGAGAAGAGCTTGGCGCCACCTTGAGGCAGGAGATCTCAAGACTTATGACAGCCTTGAAGGACTCTGAAACATTCATACAG GACCAAAGAGAAAGTCACAAACAAGCCATCACTGAACTGTCAGAGCAACTCAAGAACGTCCTCAAGGAACTGAGAGACAAAACCAAAGAGAAGAAGGAGGCTGAACTAATCCAGAAGAAGGAAAATAAGGAGAGAGAAGGAAAACTAATAGAGAATCTTCAGAAGAGGGATAAACTCATTGAG CAAGTTCTTCTGGAGTTAGAGGAGCGGGACGGTGTGCTTACAGAGCTTCAGCAAAACATCTCAAACAGGCTTAGACCAAAGATGGACGTCAAACATACActgtga
- the tektl1 gene encoding tektin-like protein 1, whose amino-acid sequence MMVTRRPVQSAPPAVVIGSKGWRDATVRSIVRAEDLVRKTYVGQLDTSTRTVRHSLGTSSYRPTQLNGYKSVGKEDDESAVENKDQFGPKCTGNMFTSGMISGPFPPPALREQSTVVSMGMAGDYMRVVREVEARLRKQAARVTQEGTKMEHQRERLEKLLRSLRKALLVNQQSSDGRMFRPATAETIRDVADDLLQCERRELNGLKQELETMLRKTMTQQQALAECSRQLLDCSFERSRVTELLPQHGSLSAGVITHTSPLSQKPNPSGPFTPECKEALDCSSTILLESQQLRDNITQLMTRVCSKQTALHQSASDALMKKIGETINLEQHLTLSSAATRQAIYRKQRQMECAGYSLGKAMGPVCSADLFCRERLSRPMTRVYGRHSSAGLPESDLLTQGSSLLQKHLKSSGKEMAELQFVHRLLEDDRYGKRAAVSVDSAIARLRRRLPRPPSVRPATS is encoded by the exons ATGATGGTAACGAGGCGGCCGGTCCAGTCCGCTCCTCCTGCTGTAGTGATCGGATCTAAAGGCTGGAGAGACGCGACGGTCCGATCAATCGTGCGCGCGGAGGATCTGGTGCGCAAAACTTACGTTGGTCAACTCGATACCTCTACACGAACAGTCAGGCACAGTCTTGGGACTTCATCCTATAGACCTACACAGTTAAACGGATACAAAAGCGTTGGAAAGGAGGACGATGAGAGTGCAGTGGAAAATAAAGATCAATTTGGTCCTAAATGCACTGGAAATATG TTCACATCTGGGATGATCAGCGGTCCCTTTCCCCCACCGGCCTTGCGTGAGCAGAGCACAGTGGTCAGCATGGGCATGGCGGGTGATTATATGCGGGTTGTGAGAGAGGTGGAGGCTCGCCTGCGCAAACAAGCGGCCAGGGTGACCCAGGAGGGCACCAAGATGGAGCATCAAAGGGAACGACTGGAGAAGTTACTGCGTAGTCTGAGGAAAGCTTTACTGGTCAACCAGCAAAGTTCAGATGGCAGGATGTTTCGACCAGCCACCGCAGAGACg ATACGGGATGTGGCAGATGATCTTCTGCAGTGTGAACGGAGGGAATTAAATGGATTAAAACAAGAACTGGAGACGATGTTGAGAAAGACTATGACTCAACAACAG GCATTGGCTGAGTGCAGTAGGCAGCTGTTGGATTGCTCCTTTGAAAGGTCCAGAGTAACAGAGCTGCTCCCCCAGCACGGCTCACTGTCAGCGGGTGTGATCACCCACACCTCTCCCCTCTCTCAGAAACCGAACCCTTCCGGACCATTTACTCCAG AGTGTAAAGAGGCGTTGGATTGTTCCTCAACAATACTGCTTGAATCTCAGCAGCTCAGAGACAACATTACACAACTCATGACTCGTGTCTGTAGTAAGCAAACAGCTCTTCACCAATCTGCCAGTGATGCTCTGATGAAGAAAATTGGTGAAACTATCAACCTGGAG CAACATCTCACACTAAGCTCGGCTGCCACAAGACAAGCCATTTACCGCAAACAGAGACAGATGGAGTGTGCTGGCTACAGTCTTGGCAAAGCAATG GGCCCAGTTTGCAGTGCTGATCTGTTTTGTCGTGAAAGGTTGAGCAGGCCAATGACTCGGGTCTATGGGCGGCATTCAAGTGCTGGACTACCAGAGTCTGATCTGCTCACACAG GGAAGTTCTTTGCTTCAGAAACATCTGAAATCTTCAGGTAAAGAGATGGCAGAGCTCCAGTTTGTTCACCGGCTGCTTGAAGATGACAGATATGGAAAGCGTGCTGCAGTCAGTGTAGACTCTGCCATCGCCAGGCTGCGTCGTAGACTTCCACGTCCTCCATCTGTCCGGCCTGCAACCAGTTAA